A part of Paenibacillus donghaensis genomic DNA contains:
- a CDS encoding manganese catalase family protein, which produces MWIYEKKLQYPVRVGKCDVRMARYLMEQYGGADGELAAALRYMNQRYSIPDKVIGVLTDISTEEFAHLEMIATMIYKLTKDATIEQLEAAGLGPNYATRDHALFYNNAAGVPFTAAYIAAKGDPLADLYEDIAAEEKARATYQWLIDMTDDVDLQDSLKFLREREIVHALRFKESVQILIDDRETKKVF; this is translated from the coding sequence ATGTGGATCTATGAGAAAAAGCTGCAATATCCGGTACGGGTCGGCAAATGCGACGTACGGATGGCCCGCTATCTGATGGAGCAATATGGGGGAGCAGACGGTGAGCTGGCAGCTGCACTCCGTTATATGAACCAAAGGTATTCAATTCCTGATAAAGTCATTGGTGTGCTCACGGATATATCGACAGAAGAATTCGCCCACCTGGAAATGATTGCCACTATGATCTACAAGCTGACGAAGGACGCCACAATTGAGCAGCTGGAAGCCGCCGGGCTCGGCCCGAATTATGCGACTCGGGATCATGCGCTGTTCTATAACAACGCTGCCGGTGTTCCTTTCACCGCAGCTTATATCGCAGCGAAAGGAGATCCACTAGCGGATCTGTACGAGGATATCGCTGCTGAAGAAAAAGCACGGGCTACATACCAGTGGCTGATTGACATGACCGATGACGTGGATCTGCAGGACAGCCTGAAGTTCCTGCGGGAACGGGAGATTGTGCATGCGCTAAGATTTAAAGAATCGGTGCAGATTCTGATTGATGACCGGGAGACGAAGAAGGTGTTCTAA
- a CDS encoding SDR family oxidoreductase codes for MSRTFEYSATEFKGKKVLVTGGTKGMGQAVVNRLASSGASVLTTARSLPADVAPSVKFVQADITSPEGVELVITAVKEQLGGLDIMVHCVGGSTTPPGGALVLSDEDWLQALNWNLLAAVRLDRGLIPLMLENKSGVILHFTSIQRKLPLYETTLAYAAAKAALANYSKGLSNEFSPRGIRINSLSPGFIQTEAADALIDRMAAATGSRESALQQLMDSLGGIPIGRPGFPEEVAELVAFLVSERAASITGSEYVIDGGTIPTV; via the coding sequence ATGAGTAGAACATTTGAGTACTCGGCAACAGAATTTAAAGGCAAGAAAGTGCTTGTAACTGGCGGAACAAAAGGCATGGGACAAGCTGTTGTGAATAGACTTGCAAGCAGCGGAGCCAGTGTCCTGACAACGGCCCGTTCCTTACCTGCTGACGTAGCACCTTCGGTTAAGTTTGTTCAAGCAGATATTACGTCACCTGAAGGCGTAGAGCTAGTGATTACAGCTGTGAAAGAACAGCTTGGCGGTCTCGATATTATGGTCCATTGTGTAGGCGGATCAACCACTCCACCTGGTGGTGCGCTTGTATTGAGCGATGAAGATTGGCTGCAGGCATTAAATTGGAATCTTCTCGCCGCAGTTCGGCTTGATCGCGGCTTGATCCCACTCATGCTGGAGAATAAATCAGGTGTTATTCTTCATTTCACCTCTATCCAAAGGAAATTGCCGCTCTATGAAACGACATTAGCTTATGCAGCAGCTAAAGCTGCTCTCGCTAATTACAGCAAGGGGCTGTCCAATGAATTTTCTCCCCGTGGTATTCGTATTAATTCATTGTCTCCTGGTTTCATTCAAACGGAGGCAGCAGATGCGTTGATTGATCGGATGGCAGCAGCAACAGGAAGCAGAGAAAGTGCGCTCCAGCAGCTTATGGATTCGCTTGGAGGTATTCCAATTGGCCGCCCAGGATTTCCTGAAGAAGTCGCTGAGTTGGTTGCCTTTTTGGTTTCTGAACGTGCAGCATCCATTACCGGAAGCGAATATGTCATTGATGGTGGAACCATTCCTACAGTTTAA
- a CDS encoding hemolysin family protein, which yields MHTEFEVGRLLLNLLLVLVLVLLNGIFVAAEFSLVKVRQSRLTQLVSEGNKMAVYALKVNKKLDSYLSATQFGITLASLGLGWVGEPAISELLVEPLMFQLGVTDQTLISTVSVIIGFSIITFLHIVLGELAPKSLAIQRTEGSALLLSAPLMFFYNLFLPFIWVLNASANALLRLVGVEPASEAEAAHSEEEIRILMNQSAKSGVIDKDEMKLMDNIFEFSDLLAREVMLPRTDMDVLYSNLSLEENMRIITETKHSRYPVALEDKDRIIGFIHITDLLFAPLEQQNDLASLVRPILNVPESMEISHALRLMQKNKAQLTLVVDEYGGTAGLLTAEEILEEIVGDLHDEFEDERPSVERNGESISVEGRMLIEDVNDLTGVVIEDDEVDSIGGWLFKELEGNPAKGKKVMVGDVIFEVEESTRLRITRINIHREPPLTEEEEDNEEQGEDKD from the coding sequence GTGCATACGGAATTTGAAGTAGGGAGATTGCTGCTCAATCTTTTGCTGGTTCTGGTGCTCGTATTGTTGAACGGGATCTTTGTTGCAGCAGAATTTTCACTCGTAAAGGTTAGGCAGTCCAGATTAACCCAGCTGGTCAGTGAAGGCAATAAGATGGCAGTCTATGCGCTCAAGGTTAACAAAAAGCTGGATTCTTACCTCTCCGCCACCCAGTTTGGCATTACGCTGGCTTCACTGGGTCTCGGCTGGGTGGGGGAGCCCGCCATATCCGAGCTGCTGGTCGAGCCGCTGATGTTCCAGCTGGGAGTTACCGATCAAACACTGATCTCCACGGTATCTGTGATTATCGGGTTTTCGATCATTACTTTTCTACATATCGTGCTGGGAGAGCTTGCACCTAAGTCCCTGGCCATCCAAAGAACAGAAGGTTCTGCTCTGCTGCTGTCCGCACCGCTGATGTTCTTCTATAATCTGTTCCTGCCGTTTATCTGGGTACTGAACGCATCGGCGAATGCGCTGCTGCGGCTGGTGGGCGTCGAACCGGCGAGTGAGGCCGAAGCGGCCCATTCGGAGGAAGAGATCCGCATTCTGATGAATCAGAGCGCCAAGAGCGGGGTTATCGACAAGGACGAAATGAAGCTGATGGACAACATCTTTGAATTCTCGGACCTGCTGGCCCGTGAAGTGATGCTGCCGCGTACTGATATGGATGTGCTGTACAGTAATCTTTCGCTGGAAGAGAACATGCGGATCATTACGGAAACGAAACATTCCCGGTATCCGGTCGCTCTGGAGGACAAGGACCGTATTATTGGTTTCATCCATATTACCGATCTGCTGTTTGCCCCGCTGGAGCAGCAGAATGATCTCGCTTCACTGGTCCGTCCGATCCTGAATGTGCCGGAATCGATGGAGATCAGCCATGCGCTGCGCCTGATGCAGAAGAACAAGGCCCAGCTAACGCTGGTTGTCGATGAATACGGCGGTACAGCCGGACTGCTCACTGCCGAGGAGATCCTGGAAGAGATCGTTGGTGATCTGCATGATGAATTTGAGGATGAGCGGCCCAGCGTGGAGCGCAATGGAGAATCTATTTCCGTTGAAGGCCGCATGCTGATCGAAGATGTCAACGATCTTACGGGTGTGGTTATTGAGGATGATGAAGTCGATTCCATCGGCGGCTGGCTGTTCAAGGAGCTGGAAGGCAACCCAGCCAAAGGCAAAAAGGTCATGGTGGGCGATGTGATTTTTGAAGTGGAGGAATCCACCCGTCTGCGGATTACGCGGATTAATATTCACCGTGAGCCGCCGTTGACGGAAGAGGAAGAGGACAACGAGGAACAGGGTGAGGATAAAGATTAA
- a CDS encoding spore coat protein CotJB yields the protein MTANPCEPRYYEMLEQLQILDFALVELNLYLDTHPQDLQSIQQFNQLTQERTRLAKQFQELYGPLQNFGRAYSKCPWEWSQSPWPWQV from the coding sequence ATGACAGCCAACCCGTGTGAACCCCGGTATTATGAAATGCTGGAGCAGCTGCAGATTCTGGATTTCGCGCTGGTTGAGCTGAATCTGTATCTCGATACCCACCCCCAGGATTTGCAGAGCATTCAGCAGTTTAATCAACTGACCCAGGAACGGACCCGGCTGGCGAAGCAATTCCAGGAGCTGTATGGCCCTTTGCAGAATTTCGGGCGGGCTTATTCCAAATGTCCATGGGAATGGAGCCAGAGCCCTTGGCCGTGGCAGGTCTAA
- a CDS encoding nuclear transport factor 2 family protein, with protein MEIAQIPTVIRKYIDAANKPDPAAFVNCFSEDAVVLDEGKKRIGQKAIKKWSDQNHFGANVTLEPKAVKENKDEVVVTCKLEGTYDKTGLPDPLLLDYHFRIVDDKIVSLSIFLNNHR; from the coding sequence ATGGAAATCGCTCAAATTCCTACGGTCATCCGTAAATATATTGATGCAGCGAATAAGCCCGATCCGGCAGCATTTGTAAATTGCTTTTCAGAAGATGCCGTTGTGTTGGATGAAGGAAAAAAGCGGATTGGCCAAAAAGCGATTAAAAAATGGAGTGATCAAAACCATTTTGGAGCAAACGTAACGTTGGAGCCAAAAGCGGTAAAAGAAAATAAGGATGAGGTTGTTGTAACATGCAAGTTGGAAGGAACTTACGACAAAACAGGTTTACCCGATCCGTTATTGCTGGATTATCATTTCCGTATTGTTGATGATAAAATTGTGAGCTTATCCATTTTTCTAAACAACCACAGATGA
- a CDS encoding NADPH-dependent F420 reductase, producing the protein MKIAIIGTGRIGGNLARVFTKWGHDVAISNSGNAEALRDLAQETGAKPATIQDVAEGAEVVIISIPIKRILSLPSGFLDKAAPSVVVIDTSNYYPFMHRDGVIDEIDNGLPESRWVEQQIKRPVIKAFNATPWYNLTWGVPAGTPSRLALPVAGDDSAAKAIVFKLVDQVGFDPVDAGVLNESWRLQPGKPVYCVDLDVPGVEQALAAASPERGPEFTAAHLSKEVIQAAHEQQSAFYEKYFKACLLLAAANDWTEAKATKAVHVRFEKGDKSPDDILNLVLEQQQLD; encoded by the coding sequence ATGAAGATCGCTATCATCGGAACAGGACGTATCGGGGGTAACCTCGCCAGAGTATTTACGAAATGGGGGCATGACGTTGCCATCAGCAATTCCGGTAATGCAGAGGCCCTGCGCGATTTGGCCCAAGAAACAGGAGCTAAGCCGGCAACGATTCAAGACGTCGCCGAAGGTGCTGAGGTCGTGATCATCTCCATTCCGATAAAACGCATTCTGAGCCTGCCGTCCGGATTTCTGGACAAGGCCGCTCCAAGCGTGGTCGTCATCGATACGAGCAACTATTATCCATTTATGCATCGCGACGGCGTGATCGATGAGATCGATAATGGCCTTCCCGAAAGTCGTTGGGTGGAGCAGCAAATCAAACGCCCGGTCATTAAGGCGTTCAATGCGACCCCGTGGTATAACTTGACCTGGGGTGTGCCAGCAGGAACCCCGAGCCGTTTGGCTCTGCCTGTCGCCGGGGACGATTCCGCAGCGAAAGCCATTGTGTTCAAACTGGTCGATCAGGTAGGATTCGACCCCGTCGATGCCGGCGTTTTGAATGAGTCTTGGCGTCTGCAACCCGGCAAGCCGGTCTATTGCGTCGACCTTGATGTACCAGGGGTGGAACAAGCACTCGCCGCAGCGAGCCCGGAACGCGGTCCCGAATTTACAGCGGCCCACCTTAGCAAGGAAGTGATTCAAGCCGCGCACGAGCAGCAAAGCGCGTTTTACGAGAAATACTTCAAAGCCTGCCTACTGCTCGCGGCAGCGAACGATTGGACGGAAGCAAAAGCGACTAAGGCCGTGCATGTGCGATTTGAGAAAGGCGACAAGTCCCCAGACGATATTTTGAACTTGGTATTGGAACAGCAACAACTTGATTGA
- a CDS encoding HD-GYP domain-containing protein — protein sequence MRLVSVNQLQAGMKLAKKIYNDDGMILLADGVELTDTLIKRLARIDIGYIYIEDSLTDDVIITGMLEDETRNQALKVIRSEFQQMSGASGITKGFYHLDKKFSRLMDSILDDISSQEDPMIMLLDMHTTDSYLYVHSLNVCLYTLVLGIAYGYSKEELRVIGLGALLHDIGKTQIPVKIVQKPGMLSDEEFHHMQAHTEIGYRILKEEPNIPLLAAHCAFQHHERIDGSGYPRGLKGPQIHEYAKWLGVADSYDAMTSNRIYKRAMLPHQAVEALYVGSGTLYEQKQLELFRDRVAIYPLGLTVKLSTGESGVVVRIDPTIPHRPVVRVLNGVEGEAVVPFEYDLRTALSIVIADVADQNEPAAKQS from the coding sequence TTGCGTTTAGTATCCGTAAACCAGCTTCAAGCGGGAATGAAGCTAGCCAAAAAAATATATAATGATGACGGGATGATTCTGCTCGCAGACGGAGTGGAGCTTACTGATACGCTCATTAAACGTCTTGCCAGAATTGACATCGGCTATATTTATATTGAGGATTCGCTTACAGATGATGTGATTATTACCGGCATGCTGGAGGACGAGACGCGCAATCAGGCGCTGAAGGTCATCCGAAGCGAGTTCCAGCAGATGTCCGGCGCGTCTGGCATAACCAAAGGATTCTATCACCTCGACAAGAAATTCTCGCGTCTGATGGACTCCATTCTCGATGATATATCCTCCCAGGAGGACCCGATGATCATGCTGCTGGATATGCATACCACCGACAGCTATTTGTATGTGCATTCCCTGAATGTATGCCTGTATACATTAGTGCTAGGCATTGCATATGGCTATAGCAAGGAGGAGCTGCGGGTCATTGGACTTGGAGCCCTGCTGCATGATATCGGCAAAACCCAGATTCCGGTCAAAATCGTCCAAAAGCCCGGTATGCTCAGCGATGAGGAATTCCACCACATGCAGGCCCATACCGAGATCGGTTACCGGATTCTTAAGGAAGAGCCTAATATTCCCCTGCTTGCAGCCCACTGTGCCTTTCAGCATCATGAGCGGATCGACGGGTCCGGCTACCCGCGCGGGCTGAAGGGCCCGCAGATTCATGAATATGCCAAATGGCTGGGGGTAGCAGATTCTTATGATGCCATGACCTCCAACCGGATCTACAAAAGAGCAATGCTGCCGCATCAGGCAGTAGAAGCACTATACGTCGGTTCGGGGACGCTTTATGAGCAGAAACAGTTGGAGCTGTTCAGGGACCGGGTGGCCATTTATCCGCTTGGTCTTACGGTGAAGCTGAGTACGGGTGAGAGTGGTGTAGTGGTCAGAATTGACCCAACCATTCCCCACAGACCAGTGGTACGGGTGCTGAATGGGGTCGAGGGAGAGGCCGTTGTGCCTTTCGAATACGATCTGCGCACAGCCCTTTCGATTGTAATAGCAGATGTCGCGGACCAGAATGAGCCTGCGGCCAAACAAAGCTAG
- a CDS encoding spore coat associated protein CotJA, whose product MNQLLHVQVRKHTPYRGPFDPCPPVPFKTYVVPPNQFITFQPPGLPQFTLPEALRAGTLWPALFSPYESRCGRERNDDSQPV is encoded by the coding sequence ATGAACCAGCTACTTCATGTACAGGTGCGAAAGCATACACCTTACAGAGGACCGTTTGATCCGTGCCCGCCGGTGCCGTTTAAGACGTATGTTGTACCGCCGAATCAGTTCATCACCTTTCAGCCGCCGGGTCTGCCGCAGTTTACTCTGCCGGAGGCCTTAAGAGCGGGAACGCTCTGGCCGGCGCTGTTCAGCCCGTATGAATCCAGATGTGGGAGGGAACGAAACGATGACAGCCAACCCGTGTGA
- the tnpA gene encoding IS200/IS605 family transposase: MDNYRRTNTTVSLINYHFVFCPRYRKKIFLEFDVESRFKELIKDVCDDLKIEIIAIETDQDHAHLFLNALPTFSPADIMAKIKGVTSKRLREEFKHLAHLPSLWTRSYFVSTAGNVSSETIKRYVEQQKTRG, translated from the coding sequence ATGGATAATTATAGAAGAACCAACACAACCGTATCGCTAATCAATTATCACTTTGTTTTTTGTCCACGATATCGAAAGAAAATCTTTCTTGAATTTGATGTTGAAAGTAGATTTAAGGAGTTGATTAAAGATGTTTGTGATGATTTGAAAATAGAGATTATCGCAATCGAAACAGATCAAGATCACGCACATCTATTTTTGAATGCTTTGCCGACATTTAGTCCTGCTGATATTATGGCAAAAATTAAAGGAGTCACATCTAAACGACTGAGAGAGGAGTTTAAACATCTAGCTCATTTGCCTTCACTTTGGACACGTTCATACTTTGTAAGTACCGCAGGAAATGTGTCTAGTGAAACGATCAAAAGATATGTTGAACAACAAAAAACAAGGGGGTGA
- a CDS encoding LysR family transcriptional regulator, whose amino-acid sequence MELTQLEYFMTVARLEHMTMASKELGITQPALSHAIAKLENEIGAPLFERNGRNVKLNRNGAMFSKWIGKALQNIENGVKEIEEWSNPDTGVITLSYLNILGVDLIPNLVRSYQLVYPKVRFELTQGNLGDIDEHLEQGHSDLMITSKESTLANHKWMIIQKIPLYIVVSTQHDLANRPALSLAELSGEAFISLKNNCGLKATITARFQHTGFVLDSAYEAEDLITVAGFVKSNLGVSVLPKTMGLMLDELVWIPITDDGWYWEIGLKWREDRQISPAAKRFIAYVENEQQSDDLK is encoded by the coding sequence ATGGAGCTTACACAATTAGAATACTTTATGACGGTTGCACGCTTAGAACATATGACGATGGCTTCCAAGGAACTTGGCATTACCCAGCCAGCGCTAAGTCATGCGATTGCCAAACTTGAGAACGAAATTGGCGCCCCCTTGTTCGAGCGTAATGGGCGAAATGTGAAGTTGAACCGTAATGGCGCCATGTTCTCTAAATGGATCGGTAAAGCATTGCAAAACATTGAAAACGGTGTAAAAGAAATCGAGGAATGGTCTAACCCGGATACGGGGGTTATTACTTTATCCTATCTCAATATCCTTGGTGTTGATCTAATCCCCAATTTAGTCCGCAGCTATCAACTAGTCTACCCCAAAGTTCGCTTTGAATTGACTCAGGGGAATCTTGGAGATATAGATGAACATTTGGAACAAGGACACTCGGATCTTATGATTACATCGAAGGAATCTACTTTAGCGAATCATAAATGGATGATTATCCAGAAGATCCCTTTGTATATTGTTGTATCCACCCAGCACGATTTAGCGAATCGTCCAGCTTTGAGTTTGGCAGAGCTGTCGGGTGAAGCATTCATTAGTTTGAAAAATAACTGTGGATTAAAAGCGACGATTACGGCGCGTTTCCAACATACTGGTTTTGTACTTGATTCGGCGTATGAAGCCGAGGACTTAATCACAGTAGCCGGATTTGTTAAGTCAAATCTCGGTGTATCGGTTCTGCCTAAGACTATGGGGTTGATGTTAGATGAACTTGTTTGGATTCCGATTACGGATGATGGTTGGTATTGGGAAATAGGTTTAAAGTGGAGAGAAGATCGTCAAATTTCTCCAGCTGCCAAGCGGTTTATTGCATATGTTGAAAATGAGCAGCAGTCGGATGATTTGAAATAA
- a CDS encoding RNA-guided endonuclease InsQ/TnpB family protein, translating to MQSVTIKIRFFPSNSIELKLLSREYIRAINSLTEQAEKEGSFPKLTTKDVEAKLPSAVLNQAIRDAKSVFKKTKKEMKRPILKKPTYYINNQNYSIGHSSIAFPIIVDNKVKKTIFPALLTERDKKFLQNAKCGLMRIVEKSGKWFAQVSLEIPTETTTGEQAIGIDLGLKVPAVAVTSEGKTRFFGNGRENKYMKRKFRSERKGLGKKKKLRAIRKLDHKEQRWMKDKDHKVSRQIVNFAMENQVSVIRLEKLTNIRKTTRTSRKNEKNLHTWSFNRLAQFIEYKANMAGIKVEYVNPAYTSQKCPSCSTLNKAIDRKYSCLCGFHTHRDKVGAMNIIHAPVIGGNSQSA from the coding sequence ATGCAGTCCGTCACTATAAAGATAAGATTCTTTCCAAGTAACTCAATCGAATTAAAGTTATTAAGTAGAGAATATATTCGAGCTATTAATTCATTAACAGAACAAGCAGAAAAAGAAGGTTCATTCCCCAAACTCACAACGAAAGATGTAGAAGCTAAACTCCCTTCTGCTGTACTTAATCAAGCGATTCGTGATGCTAAAAGCGTATTTAAGAAAACGAAGAAGGAAATGAAGCGTCCAATATTAAAGAAACCAACCTACTATATCAACAACCAAAACTATTCCATTGGCCATTCCTCTATTGCTTTTCCTATCATCGTGGACAACAAAGTGAAAAAGACGATTTTTCCTGCCCTTTTAACAGAAAGAGATAAAAAATTTCTTCAAAATGCAAAATGTGGTCTTATGAGAATCGTTGAGAAATCAGGGAAATGGTTTGCTCAAGTTTCACTTGAAATTCCTACAGAGACAACAACAGGCGAACAGGCAATAGGCATTGATTTAGGATTAAAAGTCCCTGCTGTTGCTGTGACTAGCGAAGGAAAGACGAGATTTTTTGGAAATGGTAGAGAAAACAAATATATGAAACGCAAGTTCCGTAGTGAACGAAAAGGATTAGGAAAGAAGAAAAAGCTACGTGCTATTCGTAAACTGGATCATAAAGAACAAAGATGGATGAAAGATAAGGACCACAAAGTAAGTAGACAAATTGTCAATTTTGCCATGGAGAATCAAGTGTCTGTCATACGCTTAGAGAAGCTGACAAACATCAGAAAAACGACAAGAACAAGTCGTAAAAACGAAAAGAATTTGCACACATGGTCATTCAATCGCTTGGCACAATTCATTGAATACAAAGCAAATATGGCAGGGATCAAAGTGGAATATGTGAATCCTGCGTATACATCGCAAAAATGTCCATCTTGCTCTACGCTAAATAAAGCGATAGATAGAAAATATTCGTGTCTATGTGGGTTTCATACTCATCGTGATAAAGTCGGTGCAATGAATATTATTCACGCACCTGTGATTGGTGGTAATAGTCAATCAGCCTAA
- the yfkAB gene encoding radical SAM/CxCxxxxC motif protein YfkAB, translated as MNVLKPISSSMKELSPSYDPWDPITSLRKHGRHVLTSVEMTVTNLCNMRCEHCAVGDALTTREGEMLPLTKMLHRLEEVEHLETISITGGEPMFRAGTVENMIVPLLQYAHERGIRSQINSNLTMPYSRYEQLLPYLDVMHISFNYENGDDFHQVGFANSGHPVSREAAYRLYDTMIENSRRLSADGMFISAESMINYRTHSKLPQIHELIRQMGARRHEVHPMYASSFASSLPVLALKDMMAAIHQLLDARDPEMWMLFGTLPFFACSAEEQDQQLLRRMRTEPNVTLRNDPDGRNRVNVNMFSGDVFVTDFADIAAFGNIESHKLDEIFAEWQTAHPLNQKVNCFCDAAGCCGPNLLVADMYYPNVDFKARKAINL; from the coding sequence ATGAATGTACTGAAACCTATATCCTCTTCAATGAAGGAGTTGTCGCCAAGTTATGATCCGTGGGACCCGATCACCTCTCTGCGCAAGCATGGACGGCATGTGCTGACCAGTGTGGAGATGACGGTTACCAATTTATGCAATATGCGCTGTGAGCACTGTGCGGTAGGCGACGCGCTGACCACCAGGGAGGGTGAGATGCTGCCGCTGACGAAAATGCTGCACCGGCTTGAAGAAGTTGAACATCTGGAGACGATCAGCATAACAGGCGGAGAGCCCATGTTCAGAGCCGGTACCGTCGAGAATATGATTGTGCCGCTGCTCCAATATGCACACGAGCGGGGAATCCGCTCACAGATCAATTCCAATCTGACGATGCCTTATTCGCGTTACGAGCAGCTGCTCCCTTATCTGGATGTCATGCATATCTCATTCAACTATGAGAACGGGGATGATTTCCATCAGGTGGGCTTCGCCAACAGCGGGCATCCGGTGTCCAGGGAAGCTGCCTATCGTTTATACGACACCATGATCGAGAATTCCCGCCGCTTAAGCGCTGACGGGATGTTTATCTCGGCAGAATCCATGATTAATTATCGTACACATAGCAAGCTGCCGCAGATTCATGAGCTGATTCGTCAGATGGGCGCAAGACGCCATGAGGTGCACCCAATGTATGCTTCCAGCTTCGCTTCCTCCTTGCCGGTGCTGGCGCTTAAGGATATGATGGCGGCGATTCACCAGCTGCTGGATGCCCGCGACCCGGAGATGTGGATGCTGTTCGGTACCCTGCCATTCTTCGCCTGCAGCGCAGAGGAACAGGATCAACAGCTGCTGCGCAGAATGCGCACCGAGCCGAATGTTACGCTGCGCAATGACCCGGACGGGCGCAACCGTGTGAATGTGAATATGTTCAGCGGGGATGTGTTTGTGACAGACTTTGCTGATATTGCCGCCTTCGGCAACATCGAAAGCCATAAGCTGGATGAGATTTTTGCCGAGTGGCAGACCGCTCACCCGCTGAACCAGAAGGTCAATTGCTTCTGTGATGCGGCAGGGTGCTGTGGGCCTAATCTGCTGGTGGCTGATATGTATTATCCGAATGTTGATTTCAAAGCAAGAAAAGCGATCAACTTGTAG
- a CDS encoding TetR/AcrR family transcriptional regulator, with product MKTAETKRYLKGKQTKKKIFDVAKELILAKGYNQVTVDEICEKCGLSKGAFYIHYKSKEAIVKQLYRDDINEYINDQFKKYADEHPGAAPVDKLKAFVFIALSFSSVAGAELTKLAHIVILSSTSPNGSSYLADCLKPELLYEIVDEGLARALFTGELSREEIANYLYTYITGALITWCQSDFAYDIVKMEEKSVEVLVKGLQ from the coding sequence ATGAAAACGGCGGAAACGAAGCGGTACCTCAAAGGGAAACAAACGAAAAAGAAAATATTTGATGTAGCCAAAGAGCTCATACTAGCCAAAGGCTACAATCAGGTTACAGTAGATGAAATTTGCGAGAAATGTGGCCTTTCTAAAGGGGCATTTTACATTCACTACAAGTCGAAAGAGGCTATCGTCAAACAATTATACCGTGATGATATCAACGAATATATAAACGATCAATTCAAGAAGTATGCGGACGAACATCCAGGAGCTGCCCCGGTAGACAAGCTTAAAGCTTTTGTTTTCATTGCTTTAAGCTTTTCGTCGGTCGCGGGAGCAGAATTGACAAAACTGGCGCATATCGTCATTTTGTCCTCGACATCGCCGAACGGCTCCTCCTATTTGGCGGACTGCTTGAAGCCGGAGTTGCTGTATGAAATCGTGGACGAAGGGCTAGCCCGAGCGTTGTTCACCGGCGAACTGTCCAGAGAAGAAATCGCAAATTATTTATACACCTATATCACGGGAGCTTTGATCACCTGGTGCCAATCCGACTTTGCCTACGATATTGTGAAAATGGAGGAGAAATCGGTGGAAGTGCTTGTAAAAGGCCTCCAATGA
- a CDS encoding DMT family transporter gives MNWVFLILAGIFEMFGVLMINKMNKDRNMVSFLLLVVGFGLSFLFLSRAMVTLPMGTAYAVWTGIGASRGAILGMIFYGEPRNILRIVFIAMVLGSAVGLKLVS, from the coding sequence GTGAATTGGGTATTTCTTATTTTAGCTGGTATATTTGAAATGTTCGGAGTCCTTATGATCAATAAGATGAACAAAGACCGTAACATGGTCTCATTCCTGTTATTAGTAGTAGGCTTTGGATTAAGCTTTTTGTTCTTGTCCAGGGCAATGGTAACTCTGCCGATGGGAACAGCATATGCAGTATGGACAGGAATTGGTGCATCCAGAGGAGCTATTCTAGGTATGATATTTTACGGTGAGCCAAGAAATATCTTAAGAATTGTGTTCATTGCCATGGTACTCGGATCTGCAGTAGGTTTGAAGTTAGTAAGCTAA